The following proteins are co-located in the Cardiocondyla obscurior isolate alpha-2009 linkage group LG12, Cobs3.1, whole genome shotgun sequence genome:
- the LOC139106879 gene encoding G kinase-anchoring protein 1 translates to MATAVPSRFAVLSIEDDDYKPKKTQKSTTASKTIAKGKNDKPKQQQQQPPPQQQSNKKKQNKGKKKKTNNDDQQWEQWKQKDTMAVEETFEQELHQAILLSKLAYEEQLVSVAKNEKEQEPNKKPGKKTKKATMSLEEFNNMGTTSTTTTATTTAASLTISEPVDKSKEVDAEFFERIDKETKDEITKGKEKDLLKARLNKIDDDITFAQLRLEIEKRDEIINQLKTEVHTVKEELTQVKERNKKLYQILSHGEMKDKASVLAEVAKLQEIRDELTSEVTSLHAQLEQERSKTRTSSVDVKTSKQTNKKRPASENA, encoded by the exons ATGGCGACCGCCGTGCCGTCTCGATTCGCCGTTCTTAGCATCGAGGACGACGATTATAAGCCGAAGAAAACGCAGAAGAGCACGACGGCGAGCAAGACCATCGCCAAGGGAAAGAATGACAAGCCaaagcagcagcagcagcagccacCGCCGCAGCAGCAGTCGAACAAGAAAAAACAGAACAAG gggaaaaaaaagaagacaaacAATGACGATCAACAGTGGGAGCAGTGGAAGCAAAAGGATACGatg gCTGTTGAAGAAACATTTGAGCAAGAATTACATCAAGCCATTTTGCTGTCAAAATTGGCATATGAAGAACAATTAGTTAGCGTagcaaaaaatgaaaaggaaCAAGAACCAAATAAGAAACCTGGTAAGAAGACAAAAAAAGCAACAATGTCTTTGgaagaatttaataacatGGGAACGACAAGTacaacaacaacagcaacaacaacagcagcatCTTTAACAATAAGTGAGCCTGTCGACAAGTCAAAAG AAGTAGATGCAGAATTTTTCGAGAGGATAGATAAGGAGACAAAAGACGAAATaacaaagggaaaagaaaaagatttgttGAAGGCTaggttaaataaaattgatgatGATATAACATTCGCACAGTTAAGATTAGAGATAGAGAAACGAGACGAAATAATTAACCAATTAAAGACTGAAGTTCATACTGTGAAAGAAGAGTTGACACAAGTtaaggaaagaaataaaaagctttATCAAATACTATCACACGGTGAAA tGAAAGATAAAGCGTCAGTATTAGCCGAAGTTGCAAAACTACAAGAGATTCGAGATGAACTAACGTCCGAGGTTACTTCTTTGCATGCCCAACTGGAGCAAGAACGATCGAAAACACGTACATCTAGCGTGGATGTAAAAACATCTAAACAAACT AACAAGAAGAGGCCGGCCAGTGAAAATgcctaa
- the LOC139106868 gene encoding beta-catenin-like protein 1 — protein MDIGELLSYKPPNTPKRPAAGEEDDEDEWENMKKPKKVIKTPYHARQRQPKEVEVTPSRNDEPATPVRTTAPSTTNEVVEPQLTEKEKQDILKYVETEAPEVEALDEATLKRMILLFEKRALRNQEMRVKFPDQPEKFLESEVELHETLQELHIVATNPDLYQLMVELGAVPSLLELLSHENTDIAVGVVDLLQELTDVDILHESQEGADTLIDALLEQQVCALLVQNLERLDEAVKEESDGVYNTLAIFENLLEFRPDLCIDAGKQGLMQWLLRRIKTKTPFDANKLYASELLSILLQHTPENRLLLGDLDGIDVLLQQLAYYKRHDPQSAEEQEMMENLFNVLCSSLMATVNRDRFLRGEGLQLMNLMLREKKMSRNGSLKVLDHAMNGPDGKDNCSKFVDILGLRTIFPLFMKTPTKNRKKMLTAEEHEEHVISIIASMLKNCKGQQRQRLLSKFTENDYEKVDRLMELHFKYLEKVEEVEKNGKEDEDEDESYLRRLDGGLFILQLVDYVLLEACTGCPPAVKQRVTRILAQRRASLKTIRHIMREYAGNLGDAGDTEWKEAEQQHILQLIDKF, from the exons atgGATATCGGAGAATTATTATCTTACAAG cctCCAAACACACCAAAACGACCAGCAGCAGGAGAGGAAGATGACGAGGATGAATgggaaaatatgaaaaagcCAAAAAAGGTGATAAAAACACCATATCATGCACGTCAACGACAACCCAAGGAGGTTGAGGTTACACCATCGAGAAACGATGAACCTGCTACACCTGTCAGAACCACTGCACCCTCAACAACTAATGAAGTAGTTGAACCACaattaacagaaaaagaaaagcaagatATATTAAAGTATGTAGAAACTGAAGCACCTGAAGTTGAAGCACTGGATGAGGCAACATTGAAACGTATGATACTTCTATTTGAGAAGAGAGCTCTAAGAAACCAAGAGATGAGAGTCAAATTTCCAGATCAACCAGAAAA aTTTTTGGAATCTGAAGTAGAACTACACGAAACTCTGCAAGAACTTCATATTGTAGCCACCAATCCAGATCTGTATCAGTTAATGGTGGAGTTAGGCGCTGTACCTTCTTTACTAGAATTGCTGTCTCATGAAAATACTGATATAGCAGTTGGTGTAGTAGATCTTTTGCAGGAATTGACTGATGTAGATATATTGCATGAAAGTCAGGAAGGTGCAGATACTCTTATTGATGCATTGTTAGAACAACAGGTTTGTGCTCTTCTAGTACAAAATCTTGAAAGACTTGATGAAGCAGTGAAAGAAGAAAGCGACGGTGTTTATAATACTCttg CTATTTTTGAGAATCTACTAGAATTCAGACCAGATTTGTGTATAGATGCAGGAAAGCAGGGTCTTATGCAATGGTTGTTGCGtcgaattaaaacaaaaacacCTTTTGACGCAAATAAACTTTATGCTAGTGAACTCTTATCTATACTTTTGCAACATACACCAGAGAATAGACTTCTTTTAGGTGATTTGGATGGAATTGATGTTTTACTCCAACAATTAGCT TATTATAAAAGACATGACCCACAGTCGGCAGAAGAACAAGAAATGATggaaaatttgtttaatgtTTTGTGTTCAAGTTTAATGGCTACTGTAAATCGCGATAGGTTTTTGCGTGGTGAGGGTCTTCAACTTATGAATTTAAtgttgagagaaaaaaaaatgtcacgaAATGGATCTCTTAAA GTTTTAGATCATGCTATGAATGGCCCAGATGGAAAAGATAATTGCAGCAAATTTGTAGATATTCTTGGATTACGAACTATATTTCCTTTATTTATGAAAACCCCaacaaaaaatagaaaaaaaatgcttacCGCAGAAGAGCATGAAG aacATGTAATTTCAATCATAGCAAGcatgttaaaaaattgcaaaggGCAACAGCGTCAAAGATTGCTTAGCAAATTCACAGAAAATGATTATGAAAAAGTAGATAGATTAATggaattacattttaaatatcttgaaaaagtagaagaagtggaaaaaaatggaaag GAGGATGAAGACGAAGATGAATCTTATTTGAGAAGATTAGATGGAGGGTTATTTATACTACAATTAGTAGATTATGTACTTTTAGAAGCTTGTACTGGGTGTCCGCCTGCAGTAAAGCAAAGAGTAACAAGAATTTTGGCACAAAGGAGAGCGTCTCTTAAAACAATTCGACACATTATGAGAG AATACGCCGGTAATTTAGGAGATGCCGGCGATACAGAATGGAAAGAAGCGGAGCAACaacatattttgcaattaattgaTAAGTTTTGA
- the Asf1 gene encoding histone chaperone asf1 codes for MAKVQLANVAVLDNPSPFLNPFQFEVTFECIEELKEDLEWKMIYVGSAESEEFDQVLDTIYVGPIPEGRHMFVFQADPPDVSRIPVNDALGVTVVLLTCSYRGHEFVRVGYFINNEYMDSELRENPPPQPQFDKVQRNILGDKPRVTRFKINWDDCPTGSANNLSEGMDTPALEDTSQDAPTSTLGFTENTQNGGMEVM; via the exons ATGGCCAAGGTTCAGCTGGCGAATGTCGCCGTTCTCGACAATCCTTCGCCGTTTTTGAATCCGTTCCAGTTCGAAGTCACATTTGAGTGCATCGAGGAGCTTAAAGAAG atttggAATGGAAAATGATATATGTGGGCAGTGCAGAGTCAGAGGAGTTTGATCAAGTTCTGGACACTATTTATGTTGGTCCAATTCCTGAAGGAAGACATATGTTTGTATTTCAG GCTGATCCACCTGATGTGAGTAGAATTCCAGTGAATGATGCTCTAGGTGTAACTGTTGTCCTGCTAACATGCTCATACAGAGGTCATGAGTTTGTTCGTGTAGGCTACTTTATAAACAATGAATATATGGATTCAGAACTCCGGGAAAATCCACCACCACAGCCACAATTTGACAAGGTTCAGAGAAATATATTGGGAGACAAACCTCGTGTCACTAGATTCAAAATAAACTGGGATGATTGCCCTACTGGATCAGCAAACAATCTTTCTGAAGGAATGGACACACCTGCATTGGAAGATACATCTCAGGATGCTCCAACATCTACATTAGGCTTCACAGAAAATACACAAAATGGTGGAATGGAAGTGATGTGA
- the LOC139106878 gene encoding nicotinamidase-like, with protein sequence MDACFNAFDKDGDGFLSISEFDLICRALFRNDRGKIYGLEEDQLREVYSIFDLKGDGRIDREEFEVCWNKWIKICTRPKSAFLIVDVQNDFITGSLNIKQCAAQHDGSEVIDPINRLLETVPFDAVFYSLDWHPVDHVSFIDNLHLREVDISSSISKEAARVYDTVTFQGPPLLKQRLWPRHCVQDSWGAELHKDLKIVDNAIKIYKGTNPEVDSYSVFWDNKKLTETTLSSQLQEKGATDIYICGLAYDVCVGATAVDALTSGYRTILIDDCSRGVDLVDIEKTKATVIGSNGVIVNSSQVKAMVEGRDRRPELGYKLALEIKHKMNLGDE encoded by the exons ATGGACGCATGTTTCAATGCTTTCGATAAAGACGGCGACGGATTTCTGTCGATTTCCGAATTTGATCTTATATGTCGTGCGTTATTTCGAAATGACCGCGGCAAGATTTACGGTCTCGAAGAGGATCAATTGCGTGAAGTATATTCGATCTTTGACCTCAAAGGCGACGGCCGGATTGACAGGGAAGAATTTGAG GTCTGCTGGAACAAATGGATTAAAATATGCACACGTCCCAAAAGCGCTTTTTTAATTGTGGACGTGCAAAATGATTTTATAACAGGTTCTTTGAATATTAAACAGTGCGCCGCACAACACGACGGTTCAGAAGTAATTGATCCAATCAATCGATTGCTGGAAACCGTGCCATTTGATGCAGTGTTTTACTCATTGGATTGGCATCCTGTGGATCATGTTTCTTTCATTGATAATTTACACTTGAG AGAGGTGGACATCAGCAGTAGCATCTCAAAGGAAGCGGCGCGGGTGTACGACACGGTGACGTTCCAGGGACCACCGTTGCTGAAACAGCGTCTGTGGCCTCGTCATTGCGTGCAGGATTCTTGGGGCGCTGAGCTCCACAAAGATCTGAAAATCGTCGACAATGCGATCAAGATTTATAAGGGCACAAACCCAGAAGTTGACTCGTACTCAGTATTTTGGGACAACAAGAAGTTGACCGAGACAACGTTGTCTTCACAGTTGCAAGAAAAGGGTGCCACCGACATTTACATATGCGGGCTAGCGTATGATGTTTGCGTAGGCGCTACCGCAGTGGATGCCCTCACCAGCGGTTACCGCACTATACTGATCGATGACTGTAGCCGTGGCGTCGATCTCGTCGACATTGAAAAAACCAAAGCCACCGTGATAGGTAGCAATGGCGTAATAGTGAATTCCAGCCAGGTGAAGGCTATGGTAGAGGGAAGAGATCGACGACCAGAGCTGGGTTACAAACTTGCTTTAGAAATAAAGCACAAAATGAATCTCGGTGATGAATAA